The genome window TGTTTTGCTCCCTCTTGCACTTGTTGGGCTTTTTTGAAGGCTTCCGCAAGTTCCTTCATTTTACCTAAGCCTAGTCCAAATCCTTTTCCTTGTGCCATATTTATATACTCTTTTTACATTAACAATAGAATAACAAACAAATTTTAACACTACCTTACCCCTGTTCGATGCTTATATTGTCTTTTAGGATAGGAAATTGAGAAAACAATAGAGAATAAATAATTGCAATTAAGGTTATAAAATATCAATAAATTATCAATTATTTACCCTTTTTTTACAAACTAAATATGTTTTTAAACAAAAAACAGACGGCAAATATAAACAGCACTAAAAATGCCAACCACATCAGCGATTAACCCAGCAAAGAGGGCATGGCGTACTCTCTTGATGCCCACGGAGCCAAAATACACTGCTAAGATGTAAAAAGTTGTTTCTGTCGAGCCATACATGGTGGCGGCAATTTTACTAATGAGAGAATCTGGTCCGTAGGTTTCTACCAAGTCACTGAGTAACCCAAATGAGCCTCCCCCAGAAAGAGGGCGCATAATAGCGAGGAGTAAATTTTCGGGGGGAAAACCTAGCACGGACAACACGGGGGATAGAATATTAAGCATGATGTCTAATGCCCCACTAGCTCGAAACATACCGATGGCAACGAGAATGGCTACCAGGTAGGGAATGATTTGAATGGCGATGGTGAAGCCATCTTTGGCGCCTTCGGTGAATACTTCATAAACTTTGACTTTTTTAAACACGAGGGCATAGAAGGGAATGCCCATTAAAAGAAGGGGAATTATATATTTGGCGGTGGTGTTAAATATGTCGGCAATGGATTCAATCATTATTTTGGTGTTGTTAAA of Cyanobacterium sp. HL-69 contains these proteins:
- the spmB gene encoding spore maturation protein B, which encodes MIESIADIFNTTAKYIIPLLLMGIPFYALVFKKVKVYEVFTEGAKDGFTIAIQIIPYLVAILVAIGMFRASGALDIMLNILSPVLSVLGFPPENLLLAIMRPLSGGGSFGLLSDLVETYGPDSLISKIAATMYGSTETTFYILAVYFGSVGIKRVRHALFAGLIADVVGIFSAVYICRLFFV